In a genomic window of Corynebacterium choanae:
- a CDS encoding acyltransferase family protein, producing MHRPPPAPTTTDRRPFLPAAEGLRAVAATGILITHVAFQTGVPAHSWQGRILTRFDFFVPVFFALSALLLWRRYGNPTPPTAGQWRRYTRSRIIRLYPVYLLLIGIVVLFHQPAFRVDPRTILATGVFAQLYVPHGLAPGLTHLWSLAVEVAFYVVLPLAAILLRRCSHPVRIRILVVLAALSLSWGLLTPFDAVAHRWQLNWQLFPPAYTPWFIVGMLAAEYETAPPRWLVVLCRRPIWPLLVGVAALVCAATPVVAPPGLAHPTGAQFAAKIFLGTVFAAAWVWPVVFTPATSWFYRWLSSGLLLWLGSISYGIFLYHLPLLEHLMALSAISPFHGNTLLIGAVTWMASVIVAYASYEWVEDPLRRLSGTVSTSKHAQAMSPTAVTKGASPA from the coding sequence GTGCACCGTCCACCACCAGCCCCCACCACCACAGACCGCCGCCCGTTTCTGCCGGCGGCTGAAGGGTTACGGGCTGTAGCCGCCACCGGGATTCTTATCACCCATGTGGCGTTTCAAACCGGGGTACCTGCCCACTCCTGGCAGGGGCGAATCCTTACCCGCTTCGATTTTTTCGTGCCCGTCTTTTTCGCCCTGTCCGCACTGCTGCTGTGGCGCCGCTACGGCAACCCGACCCCGCCCACCGCGGGGCAATGGCGCCGCTACACCCGCAGTCGCATCATCCGACTTTATCCGGTGTATCTGCTGCTTATCGGCATTGTCGTGTTATTTCACCAGCCGGCATTTCGCGTCGATCCACGCACCATTTTGGCAACTGGGGTATTCGCCCAACTTTATGTGCCCCACGGGCTTGCACCGGGTCTGACCCATCTGTGGTCACTGGCGGTGGAAGTAGCGTTCTATGTTGTGTTGCCGCTGGCTGCGATCCTGCTGCGCCGATGCTCCCACCCAGTGCGGATACGGATTCTGGTGGTGTTGGCGGCGCTAAGCCTCAGCTGGGGGCTGCTCACACCATTTGACGCAGTGGCGCATCGTTGGCAGCTGAATTGGCAACTGTTCCCACCGGCCTACACACCCTGGTTTATTGTGGGGATGCTTGCCGCCGAATACGAGACTGCCCCACCACGCTGGCTGGTTGTACTGTGTCGACGCCCTATCTGGCCGCTGCTTGTCGGGGTTGCGGCACTGGTGTGTGCAGCCACCCCAGTGGTGGCACCGCCCGGGTTAGCACATCCCACTGGGGCACAGTTTGCGGCGAAAATTTTCCTCGGCACAGTGTTTGCCGCCGCATGGGTGTGGCCGGTGGTGTTTACCCCAGCCACCAGCTGGTTTTACCGTTGGCTGTCCAGTGGGCTGCTGCTGTGGCTGGGATCAATCAGCTATGGGATCTTCCTCTATCATCTGCCGCTGCTGGAGCATCTTATGGCGTTGAGTGCTATCAGCCCATTTCATGGCAATACGCTGCTGATAGGAGCGGTCACCTGGATGGCTTCAGTGATTGTGGCCTATGCCAGCTACGAGTGGGTGGAGGATCCCCTTCGTCGACTCAGCGGCACTGTATCGACCAGTAAGCATGCACAGGCGATGAGCCCCACAGCGGTGACAAAGGGGGCATCACCGGCGTAA